A stretch of Miscanthus floridulus cultivar M001 unplaced genomic scaffold, ASM1932011v1 fs_527_5_6, whole genome shotgun sequence DNA encodes these proteins:
- the LOC136532143 gene encoding uncharacterized protein, translating into MEVETTRPLLPASAPFMPSSLVSASGSATSGGGEFAEDNLTVADQLVQLGVSGGGGGDEEDQCCSSLARSVNNAEDEDDEDAAGRGLLDRRARKRYQLVSELYAATRQVKAAGAGGGGGMRRKGREGTEN; encoded by the coding sequence ATGGAGGTGGAGACCACTAGGCCGTTGCTACCGGCTTCCGCGCCGTTCATGCCGTCATCGTTGGTGTCGGCCTCCGGGTCAGCGACATCTGGTGGCGGGGAGTTCGCGGAGGACAACCTCACGGTGGCGGACCAGCTGGTGCAGCTCGGcgtcagcggcggcggtggcggggacGAGGAGGACCAGTGTTGTTCATCGTTGGCCCGCTCGGTGAACAACGCCGAGGACGAGGATGATGAGGACGCCGCGGGGCGGGGGCTCCTGGACCGGAGGGCCAGGAAGCGCTACCAGCTGGTGTCGGAGCTCTACGCCGCCACCAGGCAGGTGAAGGCGGCCGgcgccggtggtggtggtggcatgaGACGGAAGGGCAGGGAGGGAACGGAGAATTGA
- the LOC136532138 gene encoding uncharacterized protein, with translation MGHCQQHVLVAITLMAASILQGVSSTAITTTKLPRYAVTTAYDVLEQNNLPQGLFPLGIQSYELNAGGAFEVTLPGECNFFVTFAENKIKFRFDSSVSGTIKPGSLSRLSGAKILVEFALRGFNQVSRAGNLLNFHLENSIVRSFPASAFAQSVNCSGLLAA, from the coding sequence ATGGGCCACTGCCAGCAGCATGTCCTCGTTGCCATTACCCTCATGGCTGCTTCCATCCTCCAAGGCGTCTCCTCCACAGCAATCACCACGACCAAGTTGCCTCGATATGCGGTCACAACGGCTTATGATGTCCTGGAGCAGAACAACTTGCCACAGGGTCTTTTTCCGCTCGGCATACAGTCCTACGAGCTCAACGCTGGCGGCGCTTTCGAGGTGACCCTCCCCGGCGAGTGCAACTTCTTTGTCACGTTCGCTGAAAACAAAATCAAATTTCGGTTTGATAGCAGCGTCAGCGGCACCATCAAGCCTGGATCCCTCAGCCGCTTGTCCGGTGCGAAGATTCTAGTGGAGTTTGCGTTGCGTGGGTTCAACCAGGTCAGCCGCGCTGGTAACCTGCTCAACTTTCACCTAGAGAATTCCATCGTCCGCTCATTCCCTGCCAGTGCCTTTGCGCAAAGCGTAAACTGCAGCGGCCTTTTGGCTGCATGA